One window from the genome of Alosa alosa isolate M-15738 ecotype Scorff River chromosome 15, AALO_Geno_1.1, whole genome shotgun sequence encodes:
- the gdpd5b gene encoding glycerophosphodiester phosphodiesterase domain-containing protein 5 isoform X1: MVKHQPLQVYERQLCLSCLTGIYGCRWKRYQRSHDDTTKWEFLWSLILFATFSLLLVWFYFWWEAHNDYNEFNWFLYNRSGEWSDGTVPILATTAAGFTYIAFLLILALCHVAVGQQLNLHWLHKIGVTAALLTTVIGMISVNQMWGEEWDIVMISLQATGPFLHIGALAAVTALSWLVAGQVARAEKTRFQVLVMVLYLSVLFALYLAPLSITSPCIMDQSSLKPPPNIIGHQGAPMLAPENTALSFQRALRLNVSGLEADVTISVDGVPFLMRDRTLKRTTDVEQVFPDRQFDDASLFNWTDLSSLNAGRWFIKDDPFWMVQSLSPRDLQQVESQRVCSLQHMLHLAASSNRTALLRLRRPPLEHPRHQSWLNDTLESVRLSGIPQHMVLWTEEWERRLVEAAAPGFQQTSLEKLPVEELQRRGISHLLLRYNQANERDIREFSSHNISLTLYTVNEPWLYSLLWCSGVPSISSEAPQALLKMRAPIWLMSPDEYCLIWIATDLISFAIVLGVFVFQNFHLIRWRMSGMRSYNPEQIMLSAAVRRSSRDVNIMKEKLIFSEVSNGIGGADELYMENGFDCYTNQGIAH; this comes from the exons tgGGAGTTCCTGTGGTCCCTCATCTTGTTTGCCACCTTCTCGTTACTACTGGTCTGGTTCTACTTCTGGTGGGAGGCACACAATGACTACAATGAGTTTAACTG GTTTTTATATAACCGCTCAGGAGAGTGGAGCGATGGGACGGTTCCAATCCTGGCCACCACTGCCGCTGGCTTCACATACATAGCCTTTCTACTG aTCTTAGCTCTGTGCCATGTAGCTGTGGGACAGCAGCTGAACCTGCACTGGCTGCACAAG ATTGGTGTGACGGCCGCCCTGCTGACCACGGTCATTGGCATGATCTCTGTGAACCAGATGTGGGGGGAGGAGTGGGACATCGTCATGATTTCACTACAG GCCACAGGTCCCTTCCTGCATATCGGCGCCCTGGCAGCAGTGACGGCTTTGTCCTGGCTGGTGGCAGGACAGGTGGCACGTGCCGAGAAAACAC gattccAAGTGCTGGTGATGGTCCTGTACCTGAGTGTGCTGTTTGCTCTCTACTTggcccctctctccatcacctccCCCTGCATCATGGACCAGAGCAGCCTCAAACCACCGCCCAATATCATTGGCCATCAGGGTGCCCCCATG CTGGCTCCAGAAAACACAGCTTTGTCCTTCCAGAGGGCTCTGCGTCTCAACGTCAGCGGCCTGGAGGCAGACGTCACTATAAG TGTGGATGGTGTGCCCTTTCTGATGCGTGACCGCACCCTGAAGAGGACTACAGACGTAGAGCAAGTGTTTCCTGACAGGCAGTTTGACGACGCATCCCTCTTCAACTGGAcagacctctcctctctcaacgCGGGCCGGTGGTTCATCAAG GATGACCCCTTCTGGATGGTGCAGTCGCTGTCTCCGCGAGATCTGCAGCAGGTGGAGAGCCAGCGGGTGTGCAGCCTGCAGCACATGCTCCACCTAGCCGCCTCCTCCAACCGCACGGCCCTCCTTCGCCTGCGCCGGCCCCCGCTCGAGCACCCCCGCCACCAGAGCTGGCTCAACGACACCCTGGAGAGCGTGCGCCTGTCTGGCATCCCTCAGCACATG GTGCTGTGGACGGAGGAGTGGGAGCGGCGCTTAGTGGAGGCGGCAGCTCCAGGCTTCCAGCAGACATCTCTGGAGAAGCTCCCAGTGGAGGAGCTGCAGCGGAGGGGCATCAGCCACCTGCTCCTGCGCTACAACCAGGCCAACGAGCGCGACATCCG GGAGTTCTCCAGCCATAACATCAGCCTGACGCTGTACACGGTGAATGAGCCGTGGCTGTACTCCCTGCTGTGGTGCAGTGGTGTGCCCTCCATCTCCTCTGAGGCCCCCCAGGCCCTGCTCAAGATGCGTGCCCCCATCTGGCTCATG AGTCCAGATGAGTACTGCCTGATTTGGATTGCCACGGATCTCATCTCCTTTGCCATTGTGCTTGGAGTCTTCGTGTTCCAAAA CTTTCACCTGATCAG gtggcGAATGAGTGGCATGCGCAGCTACAACCCGGAGCAGATCATGCTAAGTGCAGCCGTTAGAAGATCCAGTCGTGACGTCAACATCATGAAGGAAAAACTCATCTtctctg AGGTGAGCAATGGAATTGGTGGTGCAGACGAACTGTACATGGAGAACGGCTTTGACTGCTACACCAACCAGGGCATCGCCCACTGA
- the gdpd5b gene encoding glycerophosphodiester phosphodiesterase domain-containing protein 5 isoform X2: protein MVKHQPLQVYERQLCLSCLTGIYGCRWKRYQRSHDDTTKWEFLWSLILFATFSLLLVWFYFWWEAHNDYNEFNWFLYNRSGEWSDGTVPILATTAAGFTYIAFLLILALCHVAVGQQLNLHWLHKIGVTAALLTTVIGMISVNQMWGEEWDIVMISLQATGPFLHIGALAAVTALSWLVAGQVARAEKTRFQVLVMVLYLSVLFALYLAPLSITSPCIMDQSSLKPPPNIIGHQGAPMLAPENTALSFQRALRLNVSGLEADVTISVDGVPFLMRDRTLKRTTDVEQVFPDRQFDDASLFNWTDLSSLNAGRWFIKDDPFWMVQSLSPRDLQQVESQRVCSLQHMLHLAASSNRTALLRLRRPPLEHPRHQSWLNDTLESVRLSGIPQHMVLWTEEWERRLVEAAAPGFQQTSLEKLPVEELQRRGISHLLLRYNQANERDIREFSSHNISLTLYTVNEPWLYSLLWCSGVPSISSEAPQALLKMRAPIWLMSPDEYCLIWIATDLISFAIVLGVFVFQKWRMSGMRSYNPEQIMLSAAVRRSSRDVNIMKEKLIFSEVSNGIGGADELYMENGFDCYTNQGIAH from the exons tgGGAGTTCCTGTGGTCCCTCATCTTGTTTGCCACCTTCTCGTTACTACTGGTCTGGTTCTACTTCTGGTGGGAGGCACACAATGACTACAATGAGTTTAACTG GTTTTTATATAACCGCTCAGGAGAGTGGAGCGATGGGACGGTTCCAATCCTGGCCACCACTGCCGCTGGCTTCACATACATAGCCTTTCTACTG aTCTTAGCTCTGTGCCATGTAGCTGTGGGACAGCAGCTGAACCTGCACTGGCTGCACAAG ATTGGTGTGACGGCCGCCCTGCTGACCACGGTCATTGGCATGATCTCTGTGAACCAGATGTGGGGGGAGGAGTGGGACATCGTCATGATTTCACTACAG GCCACAGGTCCCTTCCTGCATATCGGCGCCCTGGCAGCAGTGACGGCTTTGTCCTGGCTGGTGGCAGGACAGGTGGCACGTGCCGAGAAAACAC gattccAAGTGCTGGTGATGGTCCTGTACCTGAGTGTGCTGTTTGCTCTCTACTTggcccctctctccatcacctccCCCTGCATCATGGACCAGAGCAGCCTCAAACCACCGCCCAATATCATTGGCCATCAGGGTGCCCCCATG CTGGCTCCAGAAAACACAGCTTTGTCCTTCCAGAGGGCTCTGCGTCTCAACGTCAGCGGCCTGGAGGCAGACGTCACTATAAG TGTGGATGGTGTGCCCTTTCTGATGCGTGACCGCACCCTGAAGAGGACTACAGACGTAGAGCAAGTGTTTCCTGACAGGCAGTTTGACGACGCATCCCTCTTCAACTGGAcagacctctcctctctcaacgCGGGCCGGTGGTTCATCAAG GATGACCCCTTCTGGATGGTGCAGTCGCTGTCTCCGCGAGATCTGCAGCAGGTGGAGAGCCAGCGGGTGTGCAGCCTGCAGCACATGCTCCACCTAGCCGCCTCCTCCAACCGCACGGCCCTCCTTCGCCTGCGCCGGCCCCCGCTCGAGCACCCCCGCCACCAGAGCTGGCTCAACGACACCCTGGAGAGCGTGCGCCTGTCTGGCATCCCTCAGCACATG GTGCTGTGGACGGAGGAGTGGGAGCGGCGCTTAGTGGAGGCGGCAGCTCCAGGCTTCCAGCAGACATCTCTGGAGAAGCTCCCAGTGGAGGAGCTGCAGCGGAGGGGCATCAGCCACCTGCTCCTGCGCTACAACCAGGCCAACGAGCGCGACATCCG GGAGTTCTCCAGCCATAACATCAGCCTGACGCTGTACACGGTGAATGAGCCGTGGCTGTACTCCCTGCTGTGGTGCAGTGGTGTGCCCTCCATCTCCTCTGAGGCCCCCCAGGCCCTGCTCAAGATGCGTGCCCCCATCTGGCTCATG AGTCCAGATGAGTACTGCCTGATTTGGATTGCCACGGATCTCATCTCCTTTGCCATTGTGCTTGGAGTCTTCGTGTTCCAAAA gtggcGAATGAGTGGCATGCGCAGCTACAACCCGGAGCAGATCATGCTAAGTGCAGCCGTTAGAAGATCCAGTCGTGACGTCAACATCATGAAGGAAAAACTCATCTtctctg AGGTGAGCAATGGAATTGGTGGTGCAGACGAACTGTACATGGAGAACGGCTTTGACTGCTACACCAACCAGGGCATCGCCCACTGA